The genomic DNA GCGAGGAGGCGGCGGCGCCGCGTGGCGCGCAGCCGGGGGAGCGTGTGGACCTGGGGGCGACGTCGTTCCTGCTGACGCCGCCGGAGTGGCTGCAGGAGGCGGCGGACCAGATCGGCATTCCGCGGCGCGACTCGGGGTCCTCGGGGTCGTCCGGGTCTGCCGGGTCCGGTGGTTCGGGTGGCCGGCACGCGGCTGCGCCTGCTCCTTCCCCGTCGCCGTCGCCTGCCTCGGCGTCGGGTTCGGGTGCGCCGGGTTCGGGTGCGCCGTACGGGGCCGGGAGCTCCGGTCCCGCTTCGCCGTACGCGGCCGGGGGTGCCGGTGCTTCGGCGGTCTCCTCCGGGTCGGTGGGCCCGCGGGTGGACCCGACGGCGCCCGCTGCGGCGGCGCCGACTCCGTGGAACGACACCAACTCCCGCGGCGACGACGACGCGGCCTCCGTACCCCTGCCGGAGACGGTCCTCTCCGCTCAGCTTCCCGACACCCCGCCGCCGAGCGGCCCGTACCCGCCCCCGCCCGGCGGCGGCAGCTACCCCGGTGCCCCGGGCCCGCACTCGGGCGCGGGCGCTCCGCCCGCCCCCAGCGGCTACCCCGGCGCCCCGGCGCCGCCCGGCCAGCCCGCGGCCCCCGGCGCCACGCCCCCTCCGGGCCCCGGCGCCGCACCGGCCCCCGGCTCCGGCAGCTACCCCGGCGCGCCGGGCACCCCGCCCCCCGGCGCCCCCGCCCCGCCGGGAGCCCCGAACGCCCCCGGCGCCCCACCCGCCCCCGCGGCACCCGGCACCCCGGCCCCGCCCACCCCGCCCACCCCGCCCGCGGCCCCCGGAGCCCCGGGCGCCCCCTCCGCACCCGGAGCCCCCGGCGCTCCGGGCGCCCCCCACACCCCCTCCGCCCCGCCCCCCAACCCCGGTGGCGGTGCCGCGGACATCGCCGAGCAGGCCACCAGCAAGGCCACCCCCCTCCCGCCCCCGCTCAAGGGCAAGCGGTCCCCCGGCGGTCAGGGCGTACCGCCGCCTCCCGGCGCCCCCGGCACGCCCGGCGCCGGCCGCGGCTCCGGGTCCTCGGCGCCGCCCCCGCCGTCCGCTCCGGGCACCCCGGGCGGTGGCAACTCGTACATCCCGACCCAGCTCGTGTCGCAGGTCGACCCGGGCGCCTCCGCAGGCGGCGCACCCCCGGGCCCACCCTCACCCCCCGGCGCACCCGCCGCCCCACCCGGCGCCCCCGGGGCACCCAGCACACCCCCGCCTCCCGCGCCCGGCCAGCCCGCCCCGCCCCCCGGCGGCGCCCCCTTCGCACCGGGCGCCCCGGGCGCCCCCGGCGCGCCCCCCGCCGCCGGCCCCGCCCCCTTCCCCCCGGGCGCCCCCGGCGCCCCCGGACCCGTACCGGGAGCACCCGGAGCACCCGGAGCACCCGCCCCCGGCATGCCACCCCCCGGTGCCCCCCAGCCCGCCGGCTACGGCTACCCGCCCCCCGGCGTCCCCACCGTCGGCCCCGGCTACCTCGCCGTCCTGCGCTACCGCGCGCAAGACGGCTCCGAGCAGCAGGTCATGCGCCGCTCCGCCCCCGGCACCGCGCACCCCGAGTGGCAGATCCTGCACGAGCTGCGCGGCATGGGCGTACCCCCGCAGCAGGTCCTGGAGCTGCACACCGAGCTGGAGCCCTGCGACCTGCCCGGCGGCTACTGCTCCCGCATGATCCGCGAGACCTGGCCGCAGGTGCGGCTCAGCCACACCGCCTCCTACGGCCGCGACCACGCCTCCCGTCAGCAGGGCATGCAGCAGCTCATCGAGCACCAGGGCGAGCTGCACCAGGTCGCCGACGGCCCGGCCCGGCCGCGGCCGCAGCGCGTGCCGCTGCCGCCGCCCGGGCAGATCCCCGTGCTGCCGCCGCTGCCCCCGGAGGGGCTGGGGCACGAGCTGTACCAGGCGTTCGGGCCGCAGGGCGTGTTCCGGTACGACCAGCGGGCCGTGGCCCGGCAGGGCGTGCCGGACATCGTGGCCCAGACGCTCGTGTGGGCCGGGCTGCCGATGGACTTCGGCCCGTTCTTCTGGGGCCAGGCGCAGCCGGGCCGGCCGGTGCCGACGCTGGCGGAGCTGGCGGCGGAGCGGGGGGTGCAGGCGGCGTCCGACGCCGGTTCGTACCTCGTGATGGGCAACGACTTCGGCCGCCAGATGTGCGTCCAGTACGGCACCGCGCACATCGTCGCCGTGCCGCTGGAGGCGGCGCCCGGCGGGGGCAGCGCGCCGCCGCAGTTCGTGAACTCGGGGCTGCCGGAGTTCGTGCGCTGCCTGGCGATGCTCGGCCACATGTGGCGGATGCGCTTCGGGCTGACGCCGGACCAGGCGGGGCGCTGGACGGTCGACTTCCAGTCGCAGTTGGCGGCGATCGACCCGGCGGCCCTCCAGGGCCCCGACCACTGGTGGTCGGTGGTGCTCGAACAGCTCTGGGACGGCCTGTTGTAACCCTGCGCGGGCAGTACGGGAACGGCCTCACCGGCTCCGCCGGTGGGGCCGTTTCGTATGTTCTTCGACCGATGACCACCTGAAAGGAGTGGGTGTCAGATTATGACCGATTCGCACGAGTCCTGAAGGATGAGCGCCGACAGTCGACCGGGGACGAGAGGAGCTCGATCACATGGGCACCGTGAAGACGTCGGCTCGGGGCTTCGACACCGTACGCGGTGGTCGCGGCTACCACCCCGACCAAGTGGACGCCGCGGTGACCCGCGTGGGCGAGGAGCGCGACTCCGCCTGGGAGCGGGCCGCCCGCCTCACCGTCCTGGAGCGCGAGCTGGGCCAGGAGCTGGAACGCCTCACCGGCGAGCTGGCGCAGGTCAAGGAGCAGACGTACGCGGAACTGGGCGCCCGCGCCCAGGAGATCCTGTACCTCGCCCAGGACCAGGCCGCGGAACTCCGCGGCACGGCGGCGGAGCAACTGCACCGCGCGCAGGCCGAGACGCGCCAGTACGTCGAGGAGACCACCGCCGACACCCGCCGCGCCGCGCACGCACTGCGCGAGGAGGCCGAGGCCCGGCTGCGCAGCGCGCTCGGCGTGGCCGAGCAGGAGGCGGCCGACCTGCTGTCCTCCGCGCACGCCGCGGTCGAGGACACCGCGGGCGAGGCGGCGGCGGCGCTGGCGGAGATGAAGCACCGCACGGCGGCGATGCTCGACGACGCCGGTCACGAACGCACGGCGGCGGCGCGGCGGCTGGACGAGGAGGTACGGGAGCGGCGGCAGGCCATCGACGCCGACCTCGCCACCCGTACCCGGGCCGCGGAGGCGCACCTCGCCGAGCAGCAGGCGGCGCACGCCGAGGCCGAGGAGTACGCGGCCCGCTGCCGCGACGAGGCGGAGGCGCAGGGCGCGGAGCTGGTGGCGGAGGCGGTGGGGCAGGCGGAGCAGATCGAGCGCGACACGCAGCGCGCGCTGCGCGAGGCGGAGGGCCGCCGCGAGGAACTGTCGGCGCACATGGAGCACGTACGCGCCACCCTCACGGCGATGACGGGCCGTGCCCCGGACTCCGACCCGGCCACCGGCACCGTCCCGGGCCCCTCGCCCCACGGGGACGACTAGCGGTACGTCCGGGCTGCGAGCGATCTCACCCGGCCACCTCCCTACGCGGTGGCACACTGTTCGCCATGAACTCCTACGCGCAGCCCGTCTTGAGAACGGTGGACCTCTCGGAGGGGCTGCGCATCGTCGAAAGGCTGCTGGCACTCGCCGACCTGAGCGACCTGGAAGTCGACTTCGACGCGCGGATCTCCTCGCCCCACGCTCTCTCGGGGGTGCTGGCCCTGCTGCCGGACGCCGACTGGTGGGCGGAAGGGGAGAGGCCCGGCTCCTCCGCCAGGGGGGACGACCCCGCGGCCTGCCTGCCCGTCCGGCTGTCGTGCTGGTCCGAGACCCCCGAGGCCGTGGAGCCGTTTCTCCGGGCGGTGGGCGACAGCCCGGCGACGGTGCGGTGGGACTTCAACGCCTGGCCGGAGGCCCCGGAGGTGGGCCTGGGGGCGGGAGGCACCCGCGGGGCGTTCGTCACCTTGTGCGCGCACGCCCGCGATCTGGAACTGACCGAGCCGGTGGCCGACTACACGGTGTTCGTCCACGTCAAGCAGGTCGAGGCCGAACGCGCTCCGTGGCTTGCGGCGCAAGTCGGGCTGCGGGTGATCGGTGACCTGGACATGGCACCGTACTGACGGGAGCGCTCATCCTGGGCGTCGTGCTCTCAGGACGGCGTCGTGGGCGTGGTGGGTGCCGGCGGGCGGCGGGGCGGTGCGGGGGCGGGTCTCGTCGGCCAGGATCTCCCAGTCGGGTGCGAGGAGTCCGGCGATGTCGCCGGGCTGGTAGTAGTCCGCCGGGTCGAAGCCCGGCTCCCCGTGGCGGGCCAGGCCGGCGAGGGCGTGGGTGGCGAAGAGCAGCGTGCCGCCGGGGGCGACGGCGTCCAGCAGGCCGCGCAGTGCGGCGTGGCCGGGGCGGCGCCTGAGCGGGAAGTAGTGGACGGACACCAGGTCGTAGGCGCCGGCGGGTGGCGGTGCGGCCAGGAGGTCGGCCCGCTGCCACGTCACCCGGCCGCCGGCGTCGGTGGCCCTGGCGCGCCGCAGGGCGACCCCGGAGACGTCGACCGCGGTGACCTGCCAGCCGCGCCGGGCCAGCCAGCGGGCGTCGGCGCCTTCGCCGCAGCCGGCGTCGAGCGCCCGGCCCGGCGGCAGGCCGGCGGCCTCGGCGACGAGTACGGCGTTGGGGTTGCCGCTGAACACCTGGTCGCGGCCGCGGTACATCGCATCCCAGTGCTCGGTGTCCATGTGCCCGCTCCTCTCGCTGTGTGCCGCCACGGTGCACCCGGCTCGGCGATCCGGCAAAGTTCTTTGCGGAAAGTGCACAGGGGCCGCACAGTGGGCCCGTGAGCGATGACATCGACGCCGTGCTCGCCGCGGTCGGCCCCCGGCTGCGCGAGCTGCGCCGCCGCAGGGGCGTCACCCTGACCGCCCTGTCGGCGACCACCGGCATTCCGGTCAGCACCCTGTCCCGGCTGGAGTCCGGACAGCGCAAGCCGGGTCTGGAACTGCTGCTGCCGCTGGCCAGGGCGTACCAGGTGCCGAACGAGGAGCTGGTCGGCGCGCCGGCGGAGCTCGACCCCCGGGTGTATCCGCGGCCGTTCACCCGGAACGGCATGACCGTCGTCCCGCTGACGCGCAAGCCCGGCGGGCTGCAGGCGTTCAAGCACCTGCTGCCCGCCGGTCTGACCGACGGCCGTGAGCCCGACCCCCGGTCGCACGAGGGCTATCACTGGCTGTACGTCCTGAAGGGGCGCCTGCGCGTCGTCCTCGGCGACAAGGACTTCATTCTCGGAGAAGGGGAGGCGGCCGAGTTCGACACCCACCTTCCGCACTGGTTCGGCAACGCCGACGAAGGCGCCGTGGAGTTCCTCAGCATCCTCGGCCCCCAGGGCGAGCGCGTCCACGTCCGGGCGAGCTTCCGGCCCGGCGAGCCCGATCACCTCTGAACGCCGAGGGCCCCGTTCACCGCCGCCGGTAGGCGGTGGCCAGCACCGAGACGGTGACCCGGCCCGGCGGAGGTCCTTCCGTACGGGCCGGGTGGCGCGCGCTCGGTGTCATCGCCACCAGGTCCAGGGCCTCCGCCGCGGTCAGGTGGACGGGGTAGTCGACCCGCTCGGTGGCGGCGGCCTCGAAGAAGGGGTCGAGCGCGCGGTGCAGCCGCTCCTCCTTCGCCGGGTCGACGGCGACCATCGCGGGCCGCCGGTCGCGCAGTTCGGCCAGGTGGCGCCCGGTGGGGCGGAGCACGACCAGCCGGCCGCCCTGCCGCAGCACGCGGTGGAACCCGGCCGCGTTGCGCGGGGCGAAGACGTTCAGGACGACATCGGCGGTGCCGTCGGCCAGCGGCAGGGGGCGGAAGACGTCGGCGGCCACGGCGGCGGCCCGGTCGTGGGCACGGGCGGCGGCGCGCAGGGCGCGTACGGAGGTGTCGAGGCCGACGCCGCGGGCGCCGGGCAGCCGGTCGAGCACGCCGGCGAGGTAGTGGCCCGTACCGCAGCCCGCGTCCACGACCGTGGCCCGCGGCCGGGACACCGCGGCGGCCGCCAGCCGGGCCGCGGCCGCGCGCAGCGGCTCGTACGCGCCGGTGGCCAGGAACCGGCTCCGGGCGCGCACCATGTCCGCGTCGTCGCCGCTGGTGGCGCGGGCGCCGGTGAGCAGGCTGACGTAGCCGTGGCGGGCGAGGTCGAAGGTGTGGCCCGCCGGGCAGCGCAGGGCGCCGCCTTCGGGGTGCAGGCGGCGGGTGCGGCGGCACGTGGGGCAGCGCAGCACGTCGAGCGAGAGGGCGAGGGCGGGGGGAAGCGGTACGGGCACGGGGCACTCCTGGCACGGGGCGGACGGGGACCGTGCCTGCGGGCGCGCGCGCAACGCCGTTGCCCGCGAGGCGGGCGGCGAGGGAACGCGGATCACGCGGCAGGCACGCCGGGGAGGGCGACGCCGGCCGGCGCCGCCCTCAGTGCCTTCCGCTCAGAGGAAGCAGTGCGGACCGCTCGTGAATGCCACGCCACGAGTCTACGAGCCCCACGCGACGGGTTCAGGAGCCGCCGTCGGCGGAGGCCGCCGGGTCGCCGTGCCGGTACTCCCGGGGCGTCACCCCGTACGCCGCGCGGAAGTTGCGCGTGAACGCCGCCGCGTGGATGTAGCCCCAGCGGGCCGCGATCCGGTGTACGGGCACCGCCG from Streptomyces sp. CMB-StM0423 includes the following:
- a CDS encoding SUKH-4 family immunity protein; protein product: MVTFAQAQERADSWINGGVPQQRRREVKVREFELGFVAWAEIPAGDEVPEGSGARMVIARDSGDTTLWPALPVGEVIRRFEEEYGGEEAAAPRGAQPGERVDLGATSFLLTPPEWLQEAADQIGIPRRDSGSSGSSGSAGSGGSGGRHAAAPAPSPSPSPASASGSGAPGSGAPYGAGSSGPASPYAAGGAGASAVSSGSVGPRVDPTAPAAAAPTPWNDTNSRGDDDAASVPLPETVLSAQLPDTPPPSGPYPPPPGGGSYPGAPGPHSGAGAPPAPSGYPGAPAPPGQPAAPGATPPPGPGAAPAPGSGSYPGAPGTPPPGAPAPPGAPNAPGAPPAPAAPGTPAPPTPPTPPAAPGAPGAPSAPGAPGAPGAPHTPSAPPPNPGGGAADIAEQATSKATPLPPPLKGKRSPGGQGVPPPPGAPGTPGAGRGSGSSAPPPPSAPGTPGGGNSYIPTQLVSQVDPGASAGGAPPGPPSPPGAPAAPPGAPGAPSTPPPPAPGQPAPPPGGAPFAPGAPGAPGAPPAAGPAPFPPGAPGAPGPVPGAPGAPGAPAPGMPPPGAPQPAGYGYPPPGVPTVGPGYLAVLRYRAQDGSEQQVMRRSAPGTAHPEWQILHELRGMGVPPQQVLELHTELEPCDLPGGYCSRMIRETWPQVRLSHTASYGRDHASRQQGMQQLIEHQGELHQVADGPARPRPQRVPLPPPGQIPVLPPLPPEGLGHELYQAFGPQGVFRYDQRAVARQGVPDIVAQTLVWAGLPMDFGPFFWGQAQPGRPVPTLAELAAERGVQAASDAGSYLVMGNDFGRQMCVQYGTAHIVAVPLEAAPGGGSAPPQFVNSGLPEFVRCLAMLGHMWRMRFGLTPDQAGRWTVDFQSQLAAIDPAALQGPDHWWSVVLEQLWDGLL
- a CDS encoding class I SAM-dependent methyltransferase; this encodes MDTEHWDAMYRGRDQVFSGNPNAVLVAEAAGLPPGRALDAGCGEGADARWLARRGWQVTAVDVSGVALRRARATDAGGRVTWQRADLLAAPPPAGAYDLVSVHYFPLRRRPGHAALRGLLDAVAPGGTLLFATHALAGLARHGEPGFDPADYYQPGDIAGLLAPDWEILADETRPRTAPPPAGTHHAHDAVLRARRPG
- a CDS encoding XRE family transcriptional regulator, which encodes MSDDIDAVLAAVGPRLRELRRRRGVTLTALSATTGIPVSTLSRLESGQRKPGLELLLPLARAYQVPNEELVGAPAELDPRVYPRPFTRNGMTVVPLTRKPGGLQAFKHLLPAGLTDGREPDPRSHEGYHWLYVLKGRLRVVLGDKDFILGEGEAAEFDTHLPHWFGNADEGAVEFLSILGPQGERVHVRASFRPGEPDHL
- a CDS encoding methyltransferase domain-containing protein — encoded protein: MPVPLPPALALSLDVLRCPTCRRTRRLHPEGGALRCPAGHTFDLARHGYVSLLTGARATSGDDADMVRARSRFLATGAYEPLRAAAARLAAAAVSRPRATVVDAGCGTGHYLAGVLDRLPGARGVGLDTSVRALRAAARAHDRAAAVAADVFRPLPLADGTADVVLNVFAPRNAAGFHRVLRQGGRLVVLRPTGRHLAELRDRRPAMVAVDPAKEERLHRALDPFFEAAATERVDYPVHLTAAEALDLVAMTPSARHPARTEGPPPGRVTVSVLATAYRRR